The following coding sequences lie in one Mesorhizobium sp. NZP2298 genomic window:
- a CDS encoding pyridoxamine 5'-phosphate oxidase family protein: MPDRNLAEIAEKMRDIDVAMLSTHSEGGAIAGRPMSNNQDVDYDGSSYYFTWEKSEVVAEIERDANVSLAFKGDDGFWVAVEGKAEIIRDKAAFEEHWNEDIDEWFEQGTDTPGLAMIKVEATRAHYWDGEDEGEVTLQA, translated from the coding sequence ATGCCCGACCGAAACCTTGCCGAAATTGCCGAGAAGATGCGCGACATCGATGTCGCCATGCTGTCCACCCATTCCGAAGGCGGCGCCATCGCCGGCCGGCCGATGAGCAATAACCAGGACGTCGATTATGACGGCTCGTCCTACTACTTCACCTGGGAGAAGTCTGAGGTAGTGGCCGAGATCGAGCGCGACGCCAACGTCTCGCTGGCCTTCAAGGGCGACGATGGTTTCTGGGTTGCCGTCGAGGGCAAGGCCGAGATCATCCGCGACAAGGCCGCCTTCGAGGAACACTGGAACGAGGACATCGACGAGTGGTTCGAGCAGGGCACCGACACGCCCGGGCTGGCCATGATCAAGGTCGAGGCCACGCGCGCCCATTACTGGGACGGCGAGGACGAAGGTGAGGTGACACTGCAGGCGTGA
- a CDS encoding YihY/virulence factor BrkB family protein, with protein MRESVVGFVNDNALSHGAAMAFYAATSLAPVLIIVVAIAGIAFGHDAARLALSAQISGLMGSESAALLQTALEGASSKSSGTLAAIVGVATLLVTASAVFGEMQQALNAIWKVETKGSSLSRLLRARAASLGLVAALGFMLLVSLVASAAISALGNTISAQLPFGEFVLSAINTLISFSLISVMFAAIYKVLPDRALEWRDVGIGAVVTAALFTLGKSLIGWYIGTSAIASSYGAAGGLLVILLWVYYSSEIFLFGAELTRAYSVRHGSRSDLNGLVQNASTQTVSIRQKARSSGAVALLAVACVSAVMTAFLLGPRRP; from the coding sequence GTGCGCGAAAGCGTGGTCGGCTTTGTCAACGACAATGCCCTTAGTCATGGCGCGGCGATGGCCTTTTATGCCGCCACGTCGCTGGCCCCGGTTCTGATAATTGTCGTTGCGATAGCTGGCATCGCATTTGGTCATGACGCAGCGCGGTTGGCTTTGTCTGCTCAGATATCGGGGCTGATGGGTTCAGAAAGCGCGGCGCTGCTTCAGACAGCGCTCGAAGGAGCATCCAGCAAATCATCGGGGACGCTGGCGGCCATCGTTGGCGTGGCCACCTTGCTCGTCACCGCCTCCGCGGTCTTTGGCGAGATGCAGCAGGCCCTGAATGCAATATGGAAAGTTGAAACGAAAGGGAGCTCGCTGTCGCGTCTCTTGCGCGCGCGTGCGGCAAGTCTCGGCCTGGTCGCCGCACTCGGCTTCATGTTGCTGGTATCCCTGGTGGCGAGCGCCGCGATCTCGGCTCTGGGCAACACGATCAGCGCTCAATTGCCGTTCGGCGAATTTGTTCTGAGCGCGATCAACACCCTGATATCCTTTTCCCTGATCTCCGTGATGTTTGCCGCTATCTACAAAGTCTTGCCGGATCGTGCCTTGGAGTGGCGGGATGTCGGGATCGGTGCTGTCGTGACCGCCGCACTGTTCACATTGGGCAAGTCGCTTATCGGCTGGTATATCGGCACAAGTGCGATCGCATCGTCATATGGCGCGGCCGGAGGGCTGCTCGTCATACTGCTCTGGGTCTACTATTCATCAGAAATCTTTCTGTTCGGCGCAGAGTTGACCCGTGCCTATTCCGTTCGACATGGCAGCAGGTCCGACCTGAACGGGCTGGTTCAAAATGCGTCCACTCAAACTGTTTCAATTCGCCAAAAGGCCAGATCTTCGGGCGCCGTTGCGTTGTTGGCGGTGGCGTGCGTGAGCGCAGTGATGACAGCCTTTCTGCTGGGGCCTCGTCGCCCATAG
- a CDS encoding DUF899 family protein, with protein MITFPNESARYRTAREKLLKKEIELRRAMEAVAEARRALPLGGLVRQDYVFDALDAGGRPAKMKLSELFAPGRDSLILYNMMFPRHPRETRDVAISGGTARLARPDQPCPSCTALLDQFDGAVGHLEAAGFNFAVVAKTALENLVTLGRDRGWRNMRLVSSAANSFKRDYNAEDADGAQMPLLSVFHRDGDGIRHFWSSELGFAPAEPGQDPRAIGTCEILWNLMDFTPEGRPDWNEQLQYGEACCH; from the coding sequence ATGATCACCTTTCCCAACGAATCCGCCAGATACCGCACCGCACGCGAAAAGCTCCTGAAGAAGGAAATCGAGTTGCGCCGAGCCATGGAAGCGGTGGCCGAGGCACGGCGTGCGCTGCCGCTGGGCGGGCTGGTCCGCCAGGACTATGTCTTCGATGCGCTCGATGCCGGTGGCAGGCCGGCGAAGATGAAACTGTCGGAGCTGTTCGCGCCCGGCAGGGATTCGCTCATCCTGTACAACATGATGTTTCCGCGCCATCCGCGGGAAACGCGCGATGTGGCGATATCAGGCGGGACGGCCAGGCTCGCCCGGCCGGACCAGCCATGCCCGTCCTGCACGGCGCTGCTCGACCAGTTCGACGGCGCGGTCGGGCATCTCGAAGCGGCCGGCTTCAACTTCGCCGTGGTGGCGAAAACCGCGCTCGAAAACCTCGTCACGCTCGGCCGCGATCGCGGCTGGCGCAACATGCGGCTGGTGTCGTCGGCCGCCAACAGCTTCAAACGTGACTACAATGCCGAGGATGCCGACGGCGCGCAGATGCCGCTGCTGTCGGTGTTTCACCGCGATGGTGACGGCATCAGGCACTTCTGGTCGTCGGAGCTCGGCTTCGCGCCGGCGGAACCCGGCCAGGACCCGCGCGCCATCGGCACCTGCGAGATCCTGTGGAACCTGATGGATTTCACGCCGGAGGGCAGGCCCGATTGGAATGAGCAGCTGCAGTATGGGGAGGCCTGCTGCCATTGA